From Tiliqua scincoides isolate rTilSci1 chromosome 2, rTilSci1.hap2, whole genome shotgun sequence, the proteins below share one genomic window:
- the ERAP1 gene encoding endoplasmic reticulum aminopeptidase 1 has translation MIKILLSVLSLVTAIHYKSCLCSCSNEVNDTVLATSGLDSSPGAHSVSEPHSPSEDDLTSRAHSPSVTYSTSKTDSTSGANSPSGLKANQFPSSNIRLSKHVIPVHYDLLIHPNLTTLTFAGLAKIEIMITQTTSSVILHSKYLNITKATIQGKPGIMNMEKEVTVLEYPPFEQIALMASEPLRIGQNYYINIEYSANLSDSFHGFYKSSYKTPEGKVKMLAATQFEPTAARMAFPCFDEPAFKANFTVKIRRNPKHLALSNMPVAKSVEISKWLIEDHFETSVKMSTYLVAFIVSDFKSVTKTTSSGIKVSVYASPGKIKQADYALDTAVKLLDFYEGYFGIPYPLPKQDLAALPDFQSGAMENWGLTTYRESGLLYDPEKSSASSKLWVTLVIAHELAHQWFGNLVTMAWWNDLWLNEGFAKFMEFVSVSFTHPHLKVEDHFIDKYFIAMTVDALESSHPISSPVENPAQILEMFDDVSYDKGACILNMLQDYLSEDVFKAGVVKYLLRFSYQNTQSEDLWNSLSDVCSETGANENPRQNDGICTRSQETISSSHWTKNAIQDVKKIMKTWTVQKGFPLVTVTVKGKKIHLKQEPYKKDSKTSSSTGNLWHIPLTYVTNNSDDVHRILLETETEEFSLPEEVEWIKFNVRMNGYYTVHYGDDGWDALIHLLQKNHHALSSNDRANLINSVFQMVSAGKLSITKALDLTLYLSEETEITPALQGLNELSLLYKLLEKRDMSDTKKQLEAYIFKLLHTLIDKQSWDDEGTVSERLLRSSLLSFACVRKYQLCVDKGKEFFIKWKNSNGTLHLPSDIRTAVYAVGIQTDDEAWDFLFSKYQLPEFNAEKNQIEFVLSRTQNKEKLQWLMDQGLQGDVIKTQELPHIILFVGRNPDGYHLAWNFLKQNWQKLVEKFELGSHSIARMITGVTDRYSSKEQLAEVKGFFSSLDKASSELRAVHQAIETIEENRQWMDKHLENMKSWLKAKHIMGHGKTNTVSEEL, from the exons ATGATTAAAATATTATTAAGTGTTTTAAGTCTTGTTACTGCAATACACTATAAATCTTGCTTATGTAGCTGTAGTAATGAAGTTAATGACACAGTCTTAGCAACTTCTGGACTTGATTCATCTCCTGGAGCCCATTCAGTTTCTGAACCCCATTCACCTTCTGAAGATGATTTGACTTCTAGAGCCCATTCACCTTCTGTGACCTACTCGACTTCTAAAACTGATTCAACTTCTGGTGCCAATTCACCGTCTGGACTCAAAGCCAATCAATTTCCTTCAAGCAATATCAGGCTTTCCAAGCATGTCATTCCAGTTCATTATGATCTTCTTATCCATCCAAATCTCACAACTCTCACTTTTGCTGGATTGGCCAAAATAGAGATTATGATCACTCAAACAACCAGTTCAGTCATCCTGCACAGCAAATATCTGAATATCACCAAAGCTACAATTCAAGGAAAACCAGGAATCATGAATATGGAAAAAGAAGTGACAGTTTTAGAATATCCACCATTTGAACAGATTGCACTTATGGCTTCTGAACCCCTGCGAATTGGGCAAAACTACTATATCAATATTGAATACTCTGCTAATTTGTCAGACAGTTTTCATGGGTTCTATAAAAGCTCATACAAAACTCCAGAAGGCAAAGTAAA GATGCTTGCAGCAACGCAGTTTGAACCAACAGCTGCACGTATGGCCTTTCCTTGCTTTGATGAACCTGCATTCAAAGCTAACTTTACTGTGAAAATCAGAAGAAACCCAAAGCATCTTGCATTGTCTAATATGCCTGTA GCAAAATCTGTGGAAATCAGCAAATGGCTCATCGAAGACCACTTTGAGACCAGTGTAAAGATGAGCACTTATCTAGTGGCTTTCATTGTTTCAGATTTCAAATCAGTTACCAAGACAACCAGCAGTGGAATTAAG GTTTCGGTGTATGCTTCCCCAGGCAAGATCAAACAAGCAGATTATGCCTTGGATACAGCAGTGAAGCTATTAGACTTCTATGAGGGATATTTTGGCATTCCATATCCTTTGCCTAAACAAG ACCTAGCAGCTCTTCCGGATTTTCAATCTGGTGCAATGGAAAATTGGGGATTGACTACTTATAGGGAGTCTGGTTTGTTATATGATCCTGAAAAATCCTCAGCTTCAAGTAAACTTTGGGTTACGTTGGTAATAGCCCATGAACTTGCTCACCAA TGGTTTGGAAATCTGGTTACTATGGCATGGTGGAATGATCTTTGGCTCAATGAAGGATTTGCAAAGTTTATGGAATTTGTGTCAGTAAGCTTTACGCACCCTCATCTGAAAGTT GAAGATCATTTTATAGACAAGTATTTTATTGCTATGACGGTAGATGCTTTGGAGTCCTCACATCCTATATCTTCTCCTGTTGAAAATCCAGCTCAGATTCTAGAAATGTTTGATGATGTTTCCTATGATAAG GGAGCTTGTATTCTCAATATGCTACAGGATTATCTTAGCGAAGATGTATTTAAAGCTGGTGTTGTAAAATATTTGTTGCGATTTAGCTATCAGAATACACAAAGTGAGGATCTGTGGAACAGCTTGTCAGAT GTTTGTTCTGAAACTGGTGCTAATGAAAATCCAAGACAAAATGATGGTATTTGTACCAGAAGCCAGGAGACAATCTCAAGTTCT CACTGGACCAAGAATGCAATCCAAGACGTGAAGAAAATAATGAAAACTTGGACAGTACAAAAAGGATTCCCATTAGTAACTGTGACAGTAAAAGGGAAGAAAATCCATCTAAAGCAAGAACCTTATAAGAAGGATTCCAAGACATCTTCCTCAACAGG GAACCTGTGGCACATCCCATTAACATATGTCACCAATAACTCTGATGATGTTCACAGGATTTTGCTGGAAActgaaacag AGGAATTTAGCCTTCCAGAAGAAGTGGAGTGGATAAAATTTAATGTGAGAATGAATGGTTATTATACTGTACACTATGGAGATGATGGATGGGATGCTTTGATTCACCTTTTACAAAAAAATCATCATGCACTTTCTAGCAATGACAGAGCAAACCTCATCAACAGCGTATTCCAAATGGTGAG tgctggaaaactgtCAATTACGAAAGCTCTTGATTTAACTTTATACTTAAGTGAAGAAACTGAAATTACTCCTGCACTTCAAGGATTGAATGAACTATCCCTGTTGTACAAATTGCTGGAGAAGAGGGACATGTCTGACACAAAAAAACAGTTAGAG GCATACATATTCAAACTGCTTCACACTCTAATTGACAAACAGTCTTGGGATGATGAAGGCACAGTGTCTGAGCGACTGCTTCGTAgctcccttctgtcatttgcatgtGTGCGCAAGTATCAACTTTGTGTGGACAAAGGAAAAGAATTTTTTATAAAATGGAAGAACTCCAATGGAACTCTGCA TTTGCCCAGTGATATTAGAACGGCAGTATATGCTGTTGGAATACAGACGGACGACGAAGCCTGGGACTTTCTTTTCAGCAAATATCAACTACCTGAATTCAACGCAGAAAAGAACCAGATTGAATTTGTTCTCAGCCGGACCCAAAATAAGGAGAAACTTCAGTG GTTAATGGATCAAGGGCTACAGGGTGATGTAATAAAAACTCAGGAACTTCCACATATCATTTTGTTTGTTGGAAGGAACCCTGATGGCTATCACTTAGCTTGGAACTTCTTGAAACAGAACTGGCAGAAACTTGTAGAAAA GTTTGAGCTTGGCTCACATTCCATTGCACGCATGATTACTGGAGTGACAGATAGATATTCCTCAAAGGAACAGCTTGCTGAG GTAAAAGGTTTCTTCAGCTCTCTGGACAAAGCAAGTTCAGAGCTCCGTGCTGTCCACCAAGCAATAGAAACCATTGAAGAAAATAGGCAGTGGATGGATAAgcaccttgaaaatatgaagagCTGGTTAAAGGCCAAACACATTATGGGACATGGTAAAACAAACACAGTTTCAGAAGAACTCTAA